One segment of Dolichospermum sp. DET69 DNA contains the following:
- a CDS encoding type II toxin-antitoxin system RelE/ParE family toxin, whose protein sequence is MSYQIELTRGAVKQLKKLPIDIRERIDLKIQELSVEPRPDGVKKLESELSIYRIRVGDYRVIYQIQDDIVLVTIVKVKHRKDVYRQK, encoded by the coding sequence ATGAGCTATCAAATCGAATTAACTAGGGGTGCTGTAAAACAACTTAAAAAACTACCAATTGATATTAGAGAACGAATTGATTTAAAAATTCAAGAATTATCAGTTGAACCACGTCCTGATGGTGTGAAAAAATTAGAAAGTGAATTGTCAATTTACCGGATTAGAGTAGGTGATTATCGAGTTATCTATCAAATACAAGATGATATTGTATTAGTAACCATAGTTAAAGTAAAACATCGTAAAGACGTTTATCGTCAAAAATAG